One genomic segment of Cellulophaga sp. HaHaR_3_176 includes these proteins:
- a CDS encoding TetR family transcriptional regulator C-terminal domain-containing protein has product MATKSQTKKKLDDNSIIAMYMDYVLEEEKVPKSIYKFCKTNKIKEEEFYSFFGSIEGIQKAVWSKFYVNAIHVMHKNEEYAAFTNKDKMLTFYFTIFELLTMNRSYVLFALKEDKNMLKNLSQLKDLRDDVKSFATELIEGANADKNLKITKKNPKIFSEGAWIQFLFLLKFWMNDSSPSFEKTDVAIEKSVNTVFDLFDNTPLESLLDFGKFLYKENMA; this is encoded by the coding sequence ATGGCTACAAAATCACAAACAAAGAAAAAACTAGACGATAATTCTATTATAGCAATGTATATGGATTATGTTTTGGAAGAAGAGAAAGTTCCAAAATCGATTTATAAGTTTTGCAAGACAAATAAAATTAAAGAAGAAGAGTTTTATTCTTTTTTTGGTTCAATAGAGGGTATTCAAAAAGCAGTTTGGAGTAAGTTTTATGTAAATGCGATACATGTTATGCATAAAAATGAAGAATACGCAGCTTTTACAAATAAAGATAAAATGCTAACCTTTTACTTTACCATTTTTGAGTTGTTGACAATGAATAGGAGTTACGTACTCTTTGCATTGAAAGAAGATAAAAACATGCTCAAGAATTTAAGTCAGTTAAAAGATTTACGAGATGACGTAAAATCATTTGCTACAGAATTAATTGAAGGAGCAAATGCAGATAAGAATTTAAAAATCACAAAGAAAAATCCTAAAATATTTTCAGAAGGTGCATGGATCCAGTTTCTATTTCTTTTAAAATTTTGGATGAATGATTCTAGTCCTAGTTTCGAAAAAACAGATGTTGCTATCGAAAAATCGGTAAACACAGTGTTCGATCTTTTTGATAATACCCCGTTGGAAAGTCTGTTAGATTTCGGAAAGTTTTTATACAAAGAAAATATGGCTTAA
- a CDS encoding AarF/ABC1/UbiB kinase family protein has product MKTLDRIPTGKIERASKLVKTGVKIGGNYVKYYSKKLVNPELTKDELNEDNAGDIYDGLKSLKGSALKVAQMLSMEKNILPSAYVEKFSLSQFSVPPLSAPLVRKTFKKYLGEYPEEIFDTFQKDSVNAASIGQVHKATKNGKKLAVKIQYPGVAESISSDLAIVKPIAIKMFNLQGKDSDKYFKEVENKLVEETNYILEMKQSQEITNACAVIPNMEFPKYYPELSSERIITMDWVNGLHLSEFAKTDFSDATGNKLGQALWDFYMFQIHGLRKVHADPHPGNFLISTNNKLIAIDFGCVKEIPDEFYIPYFELAKKEVLENDDEFMKKLYELEILTISDSPFELKFFKELFKEMLTLFTAPFNDDFFDFGSDDFWTRIADLSQRYTKDDQIKKMNGNRGSKHFLYMNRTFFGLFNLLHDLKAKVEVNSFRQFLN; this is encoded by the coding sequence ATGAAAACATTAGATAGAATACCAACAGGTAAAATAGAAAGAGCTAGTAAGCTGGTGAAAACAGGCGTGAAGATTGGTGGTAACTATGTGAAATATTATAGTAAAAAATTAGTAAATCCTGAGCTTACAAAAGATGAGTTAAATGAAGATAATGCAGGTGATATATATGATGGACTTAAAAGCTTAAAAGGTAGTGCACTAAAAGTGGCTCAAATGTTAAGCATGGAAAAAAATATTTTACCTTCTGCTTATGTTGAAAAATTTTCACTGTCTCAGTTTTCTGTTCCACCACTTTCGGCACCACTGGTTCGAAAAACATTTAAAAAATATTTAGGTGAATATCCAGAAGAAATTTTTGATACTTTTCAAAAAGATTCAGTAAATGCAGCAAGTATTGGTCAAGTACACAAGGCTACTAAGAATGGAAAAAAATTAGCCGTTAAAATTCAATACCCTGGTGTGGCAGAAAGTATTTCTAGTGATTTAGCGATAGTGAAACCTATCGCCATTAAAATGTTTAATTTACAAGGTAAAGATTCTGATAAATACTTTAAGGAGGTTGAAAACAAACTAGTAGAGGAAACTAATTATATTCTTGAAATGAAACAAAGTCAAGAAATAACGAATGCATGTGCTGTTATTCCTAATATGGAATTTCCAAAATATTATCCAGAACTATCTAGTGAACGTATTATTACCATGGATTGGGTGAATGGCTTACATTTAAGTGAGTTTGCTAAAACTGATTTTAGTGATGCTACAGGTAATAAATTAGGTCAAGCATTATGGGATTTTTACATGTTTCAAATTCATGGTTTAAGAAAAGTTCATGCTGACCCACACCCAGGTAATTTTTTGATAAGTACAAATAATAAGTTAATAGCTATTGATTTTGGATGTGTTAAAGAGATTCCAGATGAATTTTATATTCCTTATTTTGAGTTAGCAAAAAAAGAAGTACTAGAAAACGATGATGAGTTCATGAAAAAACTTTACGAATTAGAGATTTTGACAATATCAGATTCTCCTTTTGAGTTAAAATTTTTTAAGGAATTATTTAAAGAAATGTTGACACTATTTACCGCTCCATTTAATGACGATTTTTTTGACTTCGGATCAGATGATTTTTGGACACGTATTGCAGATTTAAGCCAACGATACACAAAAGATGATCAGATTAAAAAAATGAATGGAAATAGAGGGTCTAAGCACTTTTTATATATGAACAGGACTTTTTTCGGACTATTTAATCTTTTACATGATTTAAAAGCTAAAGTTGAGGTAAATAGTTTTAGGCAGTTTTTAAACTAA
- a CDS encoding 3-oxoacyl-ACP synthase III family protein translates to MYNSKIIGLGYYVPENIVTNDDLSKIMDTNDEWIQERTGIKERRHVIKGDGDTTTSMGVKAAKVAIERAGIDKDDIDFIVFATLSPDYYFPGPGVSVQRDLGIKTVGALDVRNQCSGFVYGISVADQYIKSGMYKNVLVIGSELHSHGLDMTTRGRGVSVIFGDGAGAAILSREEDTSKGILSTHLHSEGQHAEELSLLAPGMGNRWVTDIMADNDPNDESYFPYMNGQFVFKNAVVRFSEVIMEGLGANNLQPTDIDMLVPHQANLRISQFIQKKFGLGDDQVFNNIMKYGNTTAASIPIALTEAWEQGKVKEGDLVVLAAFGSGFTWGSVIIKW, encoded by the coding sequence ATGTATAATTCAAAAATTATAGGATTAGGATATTACGTTCCTGAAAATATAGTGACAAATGATGATTTGTCAAAAATAATGGACACTAATGATGAGTGGATTCAAGAGCGTACTGGTATAAAAGAAAGAAGGCACGTAATAAAAGGAGATGGTGATACAACAACCTCTATGGGTGTTAAAGCTGCAAAAGTAGCTATTGAACGAGCAGGTATAGATAAAGATGATATTGATTTTATAGTTTTTGCAACTTTAAGTCCTGATTATTATTTTCCTGGACCAGGAGTTTCTGTTCAGAGAGATTTAGGTATCAAAACTGTCGGGGCTTTAGATGTCAGAAATCAATGTTCTGGTTTTGTTTATGGTATTTCTGTAGCCGATCAATATATAAAAAGTGGTATGTATAAAAATGTCCTAGTTATAGGTTCAGAGTTGCATTCACATGGTTTAGATATGACGACTAGAGGTAGAGGTGTTTCTGTAATTTTTGGAGATGGAGCAGGAGCTGCTATTTTAAGTAGAGAAGAAGATACATCAAAAGGTATTTTATCAACACATTTACACTCAGAAGGGCAGCATGCAGAAGAACTTTCTTTACTTGCACCAGGTATGGGTAACAGATGGGTTACCGATATTATGGCAGATAATGACCCTAATGATGAATCCTACTTTCCGTATATGAATGGTCAATTTGTTTTTAAAAATGCAGTGGTTCGTTTTAGTGAGGTAATTATGGAAGGTCTTGGAGCTAATAATTTACAACCTACAGATATTGATATGTTAGTACCACATCAGGCAAACCTTCGTATATCTCAATTCATTCAAAAGAAATTTGGCTTAGGAGACGATCAGGTCTTTAATAATATAATGAAATACGGTAACACAACAGCAGCATCTATTCCAATAGCTTTAACAGAGGCTTGGGAGCAAGGTAAAGTAAAAGAAGGTGACTTGGTTGTATTAGCCGCTTTTGGTAGTGGCTTTACTTGGGGTAGTGTTATAATTAAGTGGTAA
- a CDS encoding CoA-binding protein, with protein sequence MQKTLVIGASLKPERYSNKAVKRLVEKSINTDAFGLKTGTIHGIQIKTNFNDFQNIHTVTLYLNSKRQVDFYERIINLKPERVIFNPGTENPEFYKLLEDKGIQVEVACTLVLLATDQF encoded by the coding sequence ATGCAAAAAACTTTAGTAATTGGAGCTTCATTAAAACCAGAAAGATACAGTAACAAAGCCGTAAAACGACTTGTAGAAAAATCTATCAATACAGATGCTTTTGGTTTAAAAACAGGAACAATCCATGGTATACAAATTAAAACCAATTTTAATGATTTTCAAAATATACACACTGTAACTTTATATTTAAATTCAAAAAGGCAAGTTGATTTTTATGAAAGAATTATTAATTTGAAACCAGAAAGAGTAATTTTTAACCCAGGCACGGAAAACCCAGAATTTTATAAGTTATTAGAGGATAAGGGTATACAGGTAGAAGTAGCATGTACACTTGTTTTGCTAGCTACAGATCAATTTTAA